From the genome of Leptolyngbya iicbica LK, one region includes:
- the folD gene encoding bifunctional methylenetetrahydrofolate dehydrogenase/methenyltetrahydrofolate cyclohydrolase FolD: MTQILDGKALAKTIQAQLTAKVHDWTPQVGRPPGLAVIMVGDNPASAAYVRNKERACDRVGIASFGQKLPGDTPQAYLEGLIAELNADERVDGILLQLPVPQHINDVTLLNTIDPNKDADGLHPVNLGRLVRGEPGLRSCTPLGVMQLLHANGIDIAGKQAVVIGRSILVGKPMALMLLEANATVTVAHSRTHNLSALTRSADIVVSAIGRSHFLTADHIQAGAIVVDVGINRIETSAGQYRLVGDVDYEAVSPIASAITPVPGGVGPMTVTMLLHNTVLSYCQRMPALAHERGTLLS, from the coding sequence ATGACGCAAATTTTGGATGGCAAAGCCTTAGCCAAAACAATTCAAGCCCAGTTGACTGCCAAGGTGCATGATTGGACGCCACAGGTAGGACGTCCCCCAGGCTTAGCCGTCATTATGGTGGGGGATAACCCGGCGAGTGCCGCTTACGTGCGGAATAAGGAGCGGGCCTGCGATCGCGTCGGCATTGCCTCCTTTGGCCAAAAATTACCCGGCGATACCCCCCAAGCGTATTTAGAAGGGCTGATTGCTGAGCTCAACGCCGATGAGCGCGTTGATGGAATTTTGCTCCAGCTTCCCGTTCCCCAGCACATTAACGACGTCACCCTGCTCAATACCATTGACCCCAATAAAGATGCCGATGGTCTGCACCCGGTCAACCTGGGTCGCTTGGTGCGCGGCGAGCCCGGCCTACGCAGTTGCACACCGCTGGGCGTGATGCAGCTACTGCACGCTAACGGCATTGACATTGCAGGCAAACAGGCGGTGGTCATTGGTCGCAGTATTTTGGTCGGCAAACCGATGGCCCTGATGCTGCTAGAAGCCAACGCCACCGTCACCGTGGCCCATTCTCGCACCCACAATTTGTCGGCGCTGACTCGCAGTGCTGATATTGTGGTGAGTGCGATCGGGCGATCGCATTTTCTCACCGCTGACCACATTCAAGCGGGCGCGATCGTGGTTGATGTCGGCATTAATCGCATTGAGACATCGGCAGGCCAGTATCGGCTCGTTGGAGATGTAGACTATGAAGCGGTTAGCCCCATCGCCTCGGCCATTACTCCAGTGCCCGGCGGCGTTGGGCCAATGACGGTAACCATGCTGCTGCACAATACTGTGCTGAGCTATTGCCAACGCATGCCGGCCCTCGCCCATGAGCGCGGCACGCTCTTGTCTTAA
- the crtE gene encoding geranylgeranyl diphosphate synthase CrtE yields MTSSTKMTFDLKTYLRDRQQRVEAALDASLSIGYPETVYEAMRYSLLAGGKRLRPILCLATCELLGGTDAMAMPTACALEMIHTMSLIHDDLPAMDNDDYRRGKLTNHKVYGEDVAILAGDALLTYAFEFVATQTQDVPADHTLRVIADLGKAVGAEGLVGGQIVDLASEGLTDVSLDTLNYIHTHKTGALLRVSVTSGAVLAGADDAQVSTLSQYANNIGLAFQIIDDILDITATSEELGKSAGKDLAAQKATYPSIWGLEESKQQAQTLVATAKASVLESFGSAAQPLVALADFIVDRTH; encoded by the coding sequence ATGACTTCTTCGACCAAAATGACTTTTGACCTCAAAACGTATTTGCGCGATCGCCAACAGCGCGTCGAAGCCGCCCTTGATGCCTCGCTCTCCATCGGGTATCCCGAAACGGTTTACGAAGCGATGCGGTACTCCTTACTTGCTGGCGGCAAGCGGTTACGTCCTATTCTTTGCCTCGCCACCTGCGAACTGCTCGGGGGCACCGACGCCATGGCCATGCCCACCGCCTGCGCCCTGGAAATGATTCACACCATGTCCCTCATCCATGACGACCTACCCGCGATGGATAACGACGATTATCGTCGGGGCAAGCTGACGAACCACAAGGTCTATGGCGAAGATGTCGCCATTCTCGCGGGGGATGCCTTGCTGACCTATGCCTTTGAATTTGTCGCCACGCAAACTCAAGACGTCCCCGCCGATCACACGCTGCGGGTCATCGCTGATTTAGGCAAAGCCGTGGGGGCCGAAGGGCTTGTGGGCGGACAAATTGTCGATTTGGCCTCAGAAGGGTTAACCGACGTGAGTTTAGACACCCTCAACTACATTCACACCCATAAAACCGGCGCGCTGCTTCGGGTTTCCGTCACTTCAGGCGCAGTCTTGGCGGGAGCCGATGACGCTCAGGTCAGCACCCTCTCGCAATATGCCAATAACATTGGCCTCGCCTTTCAGATCATTGACGACATTCTCGACATCACCGCCACGTCCGAAGAACTCGGCAAATCAGCGGGGAAAGATTTGGCTGCCCAAAAAGCCACCTACCCCAGCATTTGGGGCCTGGAAGAATCCAAACAGCAGGCCCAGACGCTGGTGGCAACCGCCAAAGCTAGCGTGTTAGAGAGCTTTGGCTCAGCGGCCCAGCCTTTAGTGGCCCTTGCCGACTTTATTGTTGACCGGACTCATTGA
- a CDS encoding divergent PAP2 family protein yields MPTLLLTGLIDIPLETMHDIGEILQNRVLIVALIACLIAQLLKLVFELIVHRKINVRVLVETGGMPSSHSALVTALACGIGETMGWASPAFAVTTVFAVIVMYDAAGVRQAAGKQARILNQIIDELFQETPEFHEERLKELLGHTPVQVIVGSMLGFVVSLVAASSFQY; encoded by the coding sequence TTGCCGACTTTATTGTTGACCGGACTCATTGATATCCCGCTAGAAACCATGCACGACATTGGTGAAATTTTGCAGAATCGCGTCCTGATTGTGGCGCTGATCGCGTGTCTAATCGCACAATTGCTCAAGCTAGTCTTCGAGCTCATTGTGCATCGCAAAATTAACGTCCGGGTATTAGTCGAAACCGGGGGCATGCCCAGCTCTCACTCAGCATTGGTGACGGCGCTGGCTTGTGGCATTGGCGAAACAATGGGATGGGCCAGTCCGGCGTTTGCGGTGACAACCGTGTTTGCCGTCATTGTGATGTATGACGCCGCTGGGGTGCGACAAGCCGCTGGCAAGCAAGCCAGAATCTTGAACCAAATAATTGATGAACTCTTCCAAGAAACACCGGAGTTTCATGAGGAGCGCCTGAAAGAGCTACTGGGACACACCCCAGTGCAGGTCATCGTCGGCTCAATGTTGGGGTTTGTGGTCTCGTTGGTCGCGGCATCCAGTTTTCAATACTAG
- a CDS encoding ABC transporter permease, whose protein sequence is MWQQAWAYALDNSDKFVAALQQHLLLVAVPLTIGIVFGLPLGWWSAQSKTVSTVVINGFNALRVIPSLAVLFLAIPVLGLSFASAAIALTLLAMPPILISTDVAFRTIAPAIQEAAVGMGMNQSQILRQIEIPLALPVMIAGIKTATVEVIASATLAAFVGAGGLGDFIVLGFAAYDPAILLVGAVPVALLALIAEISLSWLQRSLQR, encoded by the coding sequence ATGTGGCAGCAAGCTTGGGCCTATGCCCTCGACAACAGTGACAAGTTTGTGGCGGCACTGCAACAGCACTTGCTGTTGGTAGCAGTGCCGTTGACGATTGGGATTGTTTTCGGGCTGCCGCTGGGCTGGTGGAGTGCCCAGTCCAAAACGGTTTCCACAGTGGTGATTAACGGCTTCAACGCCTTGCGAGTGATTCCCAGTTTAGCGGTGCTGTTTTTGGCGATTCCGGTGTTGGGTCTCAGTTTCGCGTCAGCAGCGATCGCCCTCACCCTGCTGGCCATGCCGCCGATTCTGATCAGCACTGACGTGGCCTTCCGCACTATCGCCCCCGCCATTCAAGAAGCGGCAGTAGGCATGGGCATGAATCAGTCCCAAATTTTGCGCCAAATCGAGATTCCCCTGGCGTTGCCTGTGATGATCGCGGGCATCAAAACCGCCACGGTGGAGGTCATCGCCAGTGCCACGTTGGCGGCGTTTGTCGGTGCGGGAGGGCTGGGGGATTTTATCGTGTTGGGCTTTGCCGCCTATGATCCGGCGATCTTGCTCGTCGGGGCGGTGCCGGTGGCCTTGCTCGCGCTCATCGCAGAAATCAGCCTCAGTTGGCTGCAGCGATCGCTCCAGCGATGA
- a CDS encoding ion channel, whose product MTLKSTIAAYLDDTNRETGGWVTGAIALLTVAAGVLVVLSTYEVSPAWHPLLHLASGAILLLFITEYGLRLWTAERWWRYVFSVYGLVDLVAIVSLVPGVFNLPGLQLLRWLRVLRLARLLSDRAILARITAADTLAVVRIIFTVIGIIFVYAGLIFQVEEHYQPETFSTFFDAAYFAVVTITTVGYGDITPVSDAGRLCTMLMILTGIALIPTQLGDLIRRIIKVSNSVERPCDRCGAVLHDPDALFCKRCGASLMLPPLFQQLSDDEATALAWPQTGREAPPEDSLITASSTDATTAPPPQNSA is encoded by the coding sequence ATGACGCTGAAATCGACGATCGCTGCCTATCTGGATGACACCAACCGCGAGACGGGCGGTTGGGTGACGGGAGCGATCGCCCTGCTGACGGTAGCCGCTGGCGTGCTAGTGGTGCTCAGCACCTATGAAGTTTCCCCTGCCTGGCACCCGCTATTGCATCTGGCCAGCGGTGCTATTTTGCTCTTGTTCATCACAGAGTATGGCTTGCGGCTGTGGACTGCCGAGCGCTGGTGGCGCTATGTCTTTAGCGTGTACGGCTTGGTGGATCTTGTGGCGATCGTCTCCCTAGTGCCAGGAGTATTTAACCTGCCGGGACTCCAGTTATTGCGCTGGCTACGAGTGTTGCGGTTGGCTCGCCTGTTAAGCGATCGCGCCATTCTGGCCCGCATTACTGCTGCCGACACCCTTGCCGTGGTACGCATCATCTTTACCGTCATCGGCATCATCTTCGTCTATGCCGGCCTGATTTTTCAGGTTGAAGAACATTATCAACCGGAAACCTTCAGCACCTTTTTTGATGCGGCCTACTTTGCCGTGGTCACCATTACCACCGTGGGGTATGGCGACATCACCCCGGTTTCAGATGCGGGACGGCTGTGCACCATGTTGATGATTTTGACGGGCATCGCCCTGATCCCCACCCAGTTAGGCGACCTGATCCGGCGCATCATCAAGGTTTCCAATTCGGTAGAGCGGCCCTGCGATCGCTGTGGTGCGGTGCTGCATGATCCCGATGCGCTCTTTTGCAAACGCTGCGGCGCATCGCTGATGTTGCCCCCCTTGTTTCAGCAACTGTCAGATGACGAAGCTACCGCCTTAGCCTGGCCGCAGACCGGGCGCGAGGCGCCTCCAGAGGACTCCCTCATCACCGCTAGCTCAACCGATGCGACCACTGCCCCGCCCCCGCAAAATTCAGCGTGA
- a CDS encoding biotin transporter BioY, whose protein sequence is MSVRAVSPLDLLWALIGLVLTIAATWSEAFITNAPWDWSETGIQVYSLGVSFQVGAVLLTACVGGKNAATLAQIAYITLGLLLFQFFGLPIFTQGGGLGYVQEPSFGYLLGFIPAAWVCGYLAFRDRPKLESLAFSSLCGLGVIHGCGLAYLAIASLGGWLQQVTFPAWEAILAYSLAPLPGQLIMVCAVSVAAYLLRQLLFY, encoded by the coding sequence ATGAGTGTACGGGCAGTGTCACCTCTAGATCTTCTCTGGGCCTTAATTGGGTTGGTGCTGACCATCGCCGCAACGTGGTCAGAAGCTTTTATTACCAACGCCCCTTGGGATTGGAGTGAAACCGGCATTCAGGTTTATTCCCTGGGCGTCAGTTTTCAAGTCGGGGCCGTTTTACTCACGGCCTGCGTCGGTGGCAAAAATGCGGCGACCCTGGCCCAGATTGCTTACATCACCCTGGGGCTCTTACTCTTTCAATTTTTTGGCTTGCCCATCTTCACCCAAGGCGGCGGCTTGGGCTACGTGCAAGAGCCGAGTTTTGGCTATTTGCTGGGATTTATTCCCGCGGCCTGGGTTTGTGGGTATCTGGCGTTTCGCGATCGCCCTAAACTGGAGTCATTGGCGTTCAGCAGTCTGTGCGGTTTGGGCGTGATTCACGGCTGTGGGTTGGCCTATCTAGCGATCGCCTCGCTGGGGGGCTGGTTACAGCAGGTGACCTTTCCCGCTTGGGAGGCAATTTTGGCTTACTCCTTGGCACCGCTGCCAGGACAGCTCATTATGGTATGTGCCGTCTCGGTGGCGGCTTATCTGCTGCGGCAACTCTTGTTTTATTGA
- the lspA gene encoding signal peptidase II: protein MNKLKNPYFWVAAIIGLALDQLTKLWVVNNFELTIPPETIPLWPGVFHLTYVTNTGAAFSLFSENGDWLRWLSLLVSLALIALGLLVTLANRWEQVGYGCILSGAVGNGIDRFLNGEVVDFFDFRLIRFPIFNVADVCINIGIACLIIAAFRVSHDDTSGGNGGKPAKKGGKKLNS, encoded by the coding sequence ATGAACAAGCTTAAAAATCCGTATTTTTGGGTTGCGGCAATTATTGGCTTAGCGCTAGACCAACTCACCAAACTTTGGGTCGTCAATAATTTTGAGCTCACCATTCCCCCAGAGACGATTCCCCTCTGGCCGGGCGTCTTCCACCTGACCTATGTCACCAACACCGGGGCGGCCTTCAGCCTATTTAGTGAAAATGGCGACTGGTTGCGGTGGCTGTCGCTCCTCGTCAGTTTGGCGCTCATCGCGTTGGGCTTATTGGTGACCCTGGCCAATCGGTGGGAGCAGGTCGGCTACGGCTGCATTCTCAGCGGTGCAGTGGGCAACGGCATCGATCGCTTTCTGAACGGCGAAGTGGTGGACTTTTTTGATTTCCGCCTGATTCGGTTCCCGATTTTCAACGTGGCGGATGTTTGCATCAATATCGGCATCGCGTGCCTGATTATTGCGGCGTTTCGGGTGTCTCATGACGACACTTCGGGGGGGAACGGAGGCAAACCGGCCAAAAAGGGCGGTAAAAAGCTGAATTCTTAG
- a CDS encoding transglycosylase domain-containing protein — translation MSSSSPPPSPPPPPQTLLGNVTQAFKAVQQKIDFSKIALKSGARPAQLEVSYQDKVETFPLLGDRYLLGRSSQQSDIVVNSPIVSQIHTSITRDPNRPGRPFVIKDKQSTNGLYHGKKRLNYWVMQHGDVLTLGPADLADGVTLRYVDPPPAYMQGLKYGLYGFTGITAIVGFWIVALEWPKIPMRPFPESVQGPVVIYAEEGGEVVPLRPEPTQAHQENRRIADYGPYLPKAVVASEDTRYYWHLGIDPLGITRALVTNIRGGEIREGGSTITQQLARSVYREYVGTDDSAGRKVREAVVALKLESFYSKDDLLLFYLNRVFLGGNLYGFEDAAQFYFGKPAKDLNLSEAATLVGILPAPNAFNPVTNYEAAVAYRDRVLDRMTALGMVSAEEARRARRSRIEISPDAREELQSIRAPYFYSYIFRELETVLGSGLAREGNFIVEATLDLDMQADAEAALQSHITTTGAALNYSEGAIVTLDSTSAAIRAYVGGVDFQSSQFDRASQALRQPGSTFKVFAYAAALEDDIPPGQTFDCSGLTWNGQFFDGCRSGAGAMNMHDGLALSENVIAMRIAQEVGLNSVIQTAQRLGIDSDLNPAPGLVLGESEVTPLELTGAFGAIANDGVWNPPHGIRRVLDSSDCADPNDANSCRVIYEFGQTGDTNQQAISPAIAQTLTGLMQGVIQGGTGRSAFIGLGEAGKTGTTNDNRDLWFVGYVPNRDLVTGVWLGNDDNTPTNGSSGNAAELWGTYMSDVTR, via the coding sequence ATGAGTTCCTCGTCACCGCCACCTTCACCCCCGCCCCCGCCTCAGACCCTGCTGGGCAATGTGACCCAAGCCTTTAAGGCGGTGCAGCAAAAAATTGACTTTTCCAAAATTGCGCTGAAGTCGGGGGCGCGTCCCGCTCAGCTAGAGGTGTCCTATCAGGACAAGGTCGAAACCTTTCCGCTGCTGGGCGATCGCTACCTGCTGGGCCGCAGTTCCCAACAGAGCGACATCGTGGTCAATAGCCCCATCGTCAGCCAGATTCACACCTCGATCACCCGCGACCCTAATCGGCCCGGTCGGCCCTTTGTCATCAAGGATAAACAATCTACCAACGGCCTGTATCACGGCAAAAAGCGCCTCAATTATTGGGTGATGCAGCATGGCGATGTGTTAACCCTCGGCCCAGCAGATCTGGCCGACGGCGTCACGTTGCGCTACGTCGATCCGCCGCCCGCCTACATGCAAGGGCTGAAGTATGGGCTGTATGGGTTCACCGGCATCACGGCGATCGTGGGCTTTTGGATTGTGGCGCTGGAGTGGCCCAAAATTCCCATGCGGCCCTTTCCCGAGTCGGTGCAGGGGCCAGTGGTCATCTACGCCGAAGAAGGGGGCGAAGTCGTGCCCCTGCGGCCCGAACCGACCCAAGCCCACCAAGAAAATCGCCGCATCGCCGATTACGGCCCTTACTTGCCCAAAGCGGTGGTCGCCTCCGAAGACACCCGCTATTACTGGCATTTGGGCATTGATCCCCTCGGGATTACCCGTGCCCTGGTGACCAACATTCGCGGCGGCGAAATCCGCGAAGGCGGCAGCACCATTACTCAACAGCTGGCCCGCAGCGTCTATCGGGAATATGTGGGCACGGACGACTCCGCCGGACGCAAAGTGCGGGAAGCGGTGGTCGCGCTGAAGCTCGAAAGCTTTTACAGCAAGGATGATCTGCTGCTGTTTTACCTGAATCGGGTCTTCCTCGGCGGCAATTTATACGGCTTTGAAGACGCCGCCCAGTTTTACTTTGGCAAACCGGCTAAGGATCTAAATCTGTCGGAAGCGGCGACGTTAGTGGGCATTTTGCCCGCGCCCAATGCCTTTAACCCGGTGACGAATTATGAGGCCGCGGTGGCCTATCGCGATCGCGTCCTCGATCGCATGACGGCCCTCGGCATGGTGAGTGCCGAAGAAGCCCGCCGCGCCCGGCGATCGCGCATCGAAATTAGTCCCGACGCCCGAGAGGAACTGCAAAGTATCCGCGCTCCCTATTTCTACAGCTACATCTTTCGCGAGTTAGAAACGGTGCTGGGCAGCGGCCTGGCGCGGGAAGGCAACTTCATCGTCGAAGCCACGCTGGATCTGGACATGCAAGCCGATGCCGAAGCGGCCCTGCAAAGCCATATCACCACCACCGGCGCCGCGTTGAACTACAGCGAAGGGGCGATCGTCACCCTGGATAGCACCTCTGCTGCCATTCGCGCCTATGTCGGCGGCGTCGATTTCCAGTCCAGCCAGTTCGATCGCGCCTCCCAAGCACTGCGCCAGCCCGGTTCCACCTTCAAAGTCTTTGCCTATGCCGCCGCGCTAGAGGATGACATTCCCCCCGGACAGACGTTTGACTGTAGCGGGCTAACCTGGAACGGCCAATTTTTCGACGGGTGCCGTTCTGGGGCTGGAGCCATGAACATGCATGACGGTCTGGCCCTTTCGGAAAACGTCATCGCCATGCGCATTGCCCAAGAGGTCGGCCTCAACTCGGTGATTCAAACCGCTCAACGCCTTGGCATCGACAGCGACCTAAACCCGGCACCAGGTCTAGTCTTGGGCGAAAGTGAAGTGACGCCGCTAGAGCTGACCGGGGCGTTTGGGGCGATCGCCAACGACGGCGTGTGGAATCCGCCCCACGGCATCCGGCGCGTGCTCGACAGCAGCGACTGCGCCGACCCCAACGACGCCAATAGCTGCCGCGTCATCTACGAATTTGGTCAAACGGGCGACACGAACCAACAGGCCATCTCGCCAGCGATCGCCCAAACCCTCACCGGGCTCATGCAAGGCGTCATCCAAGGCGGCACCGGACGCAGCGCCTTTATCGGCCTAGGCGAAGCAGGCAAAACGGGCACCACCAACGACAACCGCGATCTGTGGTTTGTCGGCTACGTGCCCAATCGCGATCTGGTCACTGGCGTGTGGCTGGGCAATGACGACAACACACCCACCAACGGCAGCAGCGGCAATGCCGCCGAGCTGTGGGGCACTTACATGAGCGATGTCACTCGCTAG
- a CDS encoding PIN domain-containing protein, with translation MNIYVETNFVLELTFEQEQCSSCEQILQLCEAGKAKLILPAYSLAEPHEKLSRQARSRRELQQSLDAELRQLLRTAPYASRIKSIQDIASLMIQSNEEERHRFVQCRDRLLKVGEIVSLNANILSEAASYETTYDLTPQDALVYASVITHLRQDLPGQACFLNRNSKDFDSPDIIDELRQLNCKMIARFDRGHGFIQSQLPSEQPEA, from the coding sequence GTGAACATTTATGTTGAGACAAACTTCGTTCTAGAACTAACCTTTGAGCAAGAGCAATGTTCAAGTTGTGAACAGATTTTACAACTTTGTGAAGCAGGAAAAGCAAAGCTCATCCTTCCAGCTTATAGCCTTGCTGAACCTCATGAAAAACTGAGCCGTCAAGCACGAAGCCGTCGAGAACTGCAACAGTCGTTAGATGCTGAGTTGCGGCAGCTTTTACGAACAGCCCCTTATGCAAGCCGTATCAAGAGTATTCAGGATATTGCTAGCTTAATGATTCAAAGTAATGAGGAAGAAAGGCATCGTTTTGTTCAATGTCGCGATCGGCTCCTTAAAGTTGGAGAAATTGTTTCGCTCAATGCCAATATATTGAGTGAAGCAGCCTCTTATGAAACTACTTACGACTTAACACCACAAGATGCCCTTGTATATGCATCAGTTATTACTCATTTACGACAGGATTTACCAGGACAGGCTTGCTTCTTAAATCGAAACTCTAAAGATTTTGATAGTCCTGACATCATTGATGAACTTAGACAACTCAACTGTAAAATGATTGCACGGTTTGATCGTGGACACGGCTTTATTCAGTCACAGCTGCCATCTGAGCAGCCAGAGGCATAA
- a CDS encoding tetratricopeptide repeat protein — protein sequence MPKSTEATLNGSPAIADAQLQLAIAYADQRDLESARRHAQLAAAQATPDWPNLESLGVLLFQLSRFSAARRLLTQAEQNRPLGSEALKMLAALYRRSGETAKARHCIAAWVQLDAIAAPNHPHPDRPNILRLRSVEKSYFGIKTNRKTGLRYCWLKGGHFSSKNLIDRSRCNLYVGTVSGHNPIGPEALPGVDLIVNGVSCADLDPIGLNHVEACLANFPDVPVINPPSQVRHTTRAENARRLGVLPHVILPQAELFRLEGAAAAIATQIEATGLSYPMIVRHRGTQTGKTVEKVDHRPALVEWLAAQPPGTEVYATAFIDCRWPDGYYHKTRVFFIDGELFPVASLASDTWQIHSGDRYRIMSSTPSTQADEQRFLNDPAAYLGPKAFDALYAICDTIGLDFFGIDFTLDAEGNVIVFEANAAMRHNFDHAENFPYTRPHLENVSAAFAAMLDRRLTAKMSPIP from the coding sequence ATGCCGAAATCGACTGAGGCCACATTGAACGGTTCGCCCGCGATCGCCGATGCCCAGTTGCAACTCGCGATCGCCTATGCCGACCAACGAGATTTGGAATCGGCCAGACGACATGCCCAGCTCGCCGCCGCACAGGCAACGCCAGACTGGCCCAACCTCGAATCGCTCGGCGTCCTGCTGTTTCAGTTGAGTCGGTTTTCAGCCGCGCGTCGTCTGCTCACCCAGGCGGAACAAAATAGGCCGTTGGGCAGCGAAGCACTCAAAATGCTGGCAGCGCTGTACCGCCGCTCGGGTGAAACCGCCAAAGCGCGACACTGCATTGCGGCTTGGGTGCAGCTCGACGCGATCGCCGCCCCCAACCATCCCCATCCCGACCGCCCCAACATTCTGCGTCTGCGCTCGGTAGAAAAAAGCTACTTCGGCATCAAAACCAATCGGAAAACGGGCTTGCGGTACTGCTGGCTCAAAGGGGGCCACTTTTCTAGCAAAAATCTGATTGACCGGAGCCGCTGCAACCTCTATGTCGGCACGGTGTCCGGCCACAACCCCATCGGGCCGGAGGCGCTGCCGGGTGTTGACCTGATCGTCAATGGCGTCAGTTGCGCTGATTTGGACCCGATAGGGCTGAACCACGTCGAAGCCTGCCTGGCCAACTTCCCAGACGTGCCCGTGATTAACCCACCCAGCCAGGTGCGCCACACCACCCGCGCCGAAAACGCCCGCCGCCTGGGCGTCCTCCCCCACGTCATCCTGCCGCAGGCCGAGCTGTTCCGGCTCGAAGGGGCAGCAGCGGCGATCGCCACTCAAATAGAAGCAACCGGACTGAGCTACCCGATGATCGTGCGCCATCGCGGGACGCAGACGGGCAAAACGGTGGAAAAGGTTGACCACCGTCCAGCCCTGGTCGAGTGGCTAGCGGCCCAACCCCCAGGCACCGAGGTCTACGCCACCGCCTTTATCGATTGCCGCTGGCCAGACGGCTACTACCATAAGACCCGCGTGTTCTTCATTGACGGTGAGTTGTTTCCCGTTGCCAGCTTAGCCAGCGACACCTGGCAAATTCATTCGGGCGATCGCTATCGCATCATGTCGTCCACGCCCTCCACTCAGGCAGACGAGCAACGGTTCCTGAACGATCCCGCCGCGTACTTAGGCCCCAAAGCCTTCGATGCGCTCTACGCCATCTGCGACACCATTGGGCTGGATTTTTTCGGCATTGACTTCACCCTCGACGCTGAGGGCAACGTCATCGTGTTTGAGGCCAACGCCGCCATGCGCCACAACTTCGACCACGCGGAAAACTTCCCCTACACCCGCCCCCATTTAGAAAACGTCTCGGCAGCGTTTGCAGCCATGCTCGACCGGCGGCTCACCGCGAAAATGTCGCCTATCCCATAG